A stretch of Noviherbaspirillum cavernae DNA encodes these proteins:
- a CDS encoding CHRD domain-containing protein, whose product MRILKKNARAPLAIAVAVATLLGTACSSTYTPAWAGKMMGYDLTGSAEVPPVSTKATGKSTIKVGDDRAVTGGITIEGMTATAAHIHQGAKGANGPVVIPLTKSSDNAFTVPANTKMTDAQYAAFKAGNLYINVHSAANPNGEIRMQMKP is encoded by the coding sequence ATGCGAATACTGAAGAAAAATGCGCGTGCGCCGCTGGCGATTGCGGTCGCGGTTGCAACCTTGCTGGGCACGGCTTGCTCCTCGACGTACACGCCTGCCTGGGCCGGAAAGATGATGGGCTACGATCTGACCGGCAGCGCGGAAGTGCCTCCGGTATCGACCAAGGCGACCGGCAAGAGCACCATCAAGGTCGGCGACGACAGAGCTGTCACCGGCGGGATCACCATCGAGGGCATGACCGCGACAGCGGCCCATATCCATCAAGGTGCGAAAGGCGCGAACGGCCCCGTCGTCATTCCGCTGACCAAGAGCTCGGACAATGCGTTCACCGTTCCGGCCAACACCAAAATGACGGATGCGCAATATGCGGCGTTCAAGGCGGGCAACCTCTACATCAATGTGCATAGCGCGGCCAATCCGAATGGCGAAATCCGCATGCAGATGAAGCCGTGA
- a CDS encoding PA0069 family radical SAM protein, which yields MSDEQDYRMELRPQPLQARKGRGAVSNLQGRYEVQTREEFDDGWPVGDDADGGSTAAWKTHITEEHAKSILSRNASPDLPFGVSLNPYRGCEHGCIYCFARPTHSYLGLSPGLDFESRIFAKVNAPQLLRQELAKPSYVPEPIALGIITDAYQPCERELRLTRRVLEVLHECEHPVALITKSALIERDIDLLAPMAARRQAAAAVTITTLDPEIARTLEPRAAAPARRLRTIRTLTEAGIPVSVSIAPVIPFVTEPDLERVLEAAVEAGAVNAGYIVLRLPWEVSPLFQQWLQAHFPDRAQRVMNRIRGMRGGKDYDATFGKRMRGEGVWADLIRQRFAKAADRLGLGERSRNFRMLDASRFRRPDAPPTGSENADGQLTLF from the coding sequence ATGTCAGATGAACAAGATTACCGCATGGAGTTGCGGCCACAGCCCTTGCAAGCGCGCAAAGGACGCGGCGCGGTGAGCAACTTGCAAGGGCGCTACGAAGTGCAGACGCGCGAGGAATTCGACGACGGCTGGCCCGTCGGCGATGACGCGGATGGCGGATCGACAGCGGCATGGAAGACGCACATCACGGAAGAACACGCGAAGAGCATTCTGAGCCGCAACGCCTCGCCCGACCTCCCGTTCGGCGTGTCACTCAATCCCTATCGCGGTTGCGAGCATGGCTGCATCTACTGCTTCGCGCGGCCCACGCACAGCTATCTCGGCCTGTCGCCGGGGCTGGATTTCGAGAGCCGGATTTTTGCCAAGGTCAATGCCCCGCAACTGCTGCGGCAGGAACTGGCGAAGCCGTCCTATGTGCCGGAGCCGATTGCGCTGGGCATCATCACCGACGCCTATCAGCCATGCGAGCGCGAACTGCGGCTGACGCGCCGCGTGCTGGAGGTGCTGCACGAATGCGAGCATCCGGTGGCCTTGATCACCAAGTCCGCGCTGATCGAGCGCGACATCGATCTGCTGGCACCGATGGCGGCCAGACGGCAGGCAGCGGCGGCGGTCACCATCACCACGCTCGATCCGGAAATCGCCCGCACGCTGGAGCCGCGCGCGGCGGCACCGGCGCGCCGGCTGCGCACGATCCGCACCCTGACCGAGGCCGGCATTCCGGTCAGCGTCAGCATCGCGCCGGTCATTCCCTTCGTCACCGAACCCGACCTCGAACGCGTGCTGGAGGCGGCGGTGGAAGCAGGCGCCGTCAATGCCGGCTATATCGTGCTGCGCCTGCCATGGGAAGTGAGTCCGCTGTTTCAGCAATGGCTGCAGGCGCATTTTCCCGATCGCGCGCAGCGCGTGATGAACCGGATACGAGGCATGCGCGGCGGCAAGGATTACGACGCGACTTTTGGCAAGCGCATGCGCGGCGAGGGGGTATGGGCCGATCTGATCCGGCAGCGCTTTGCAAAAGCCGCCGACAGGCTCGGCCTGGGCGAGCGCTCGCGCAACTTCAGGATGCTCGATGCGTCGCGCTTTCGACGGCCGGATGCACCGCCGACTGGCAGCGAGAATGCAGACGGACAACTGACGCTGTTTTAG
- the urtA gene encoding urea ABC transporter substrate-binding protein, with product MSKITRRKFMQASGSVAAAGAATTLGLWPMRAFSQETVKLGLLHSLTGTIAIAEASLVEAEKLAIDEINAAGGVMGRQITPVVEDGASDNPVFAEKAKKLLERDQVAAIIGCYTSASRKAVLPVLNRAKGLLYYPTYYEGQEQDKYVIYPSQEATQSVVAAIEWMAKEKGKTFFLVGSDYIYPRTCNKIAKPTIARLGGKVLGEEYAPLGHTEFSSIINKIKAAKPDCIYSTVVGGSNVAFYKQLKAAGLDGTKQVLLSTVVSENEIEGIGKDNAVGYYACMGYFQSIKNPVNEKFVKAFKAKYGQDKVIGDPMQVAYNSVYLWKLAVEKAKSFDPEKVIAASSGLEFDAAEGKIRVHATNHHVWKKVRVGRARADGQFDIVWESPNLIEPNPFPKL from the coding sequence ATGAGCAAAATAACCCGGCGTAAATTCATGCAGGCAAGCGGTTCGGTCGCAGCGGCAGGCGCTGCCACGACATTGGGATTGTGGCCCATGCGTGCTTTCTCGCAGGAGACCGTGAAGCTCGGGCTGCTGCATTCGCTGACTGGGACGATCGCGATTGCGGAGGCTTCGCTGGTGGAGGCGGAGAAGCTGGCAATCGACGAGATCAATGCCGCGGGCGGCGTGATGGGACGCCAGATCACGCCGGTGGTCGAGGACGGCGCAAGCGACAATCCCGTGTTCGCCGAAAAGGCCAAGAAGCTGCTGGAACGCGACCAGGTCGCGGCCATCATCGGATGCTATACCTCGGCCTCGCGCAAGGCCGTGCTGCCGGTCCTCAACCGCGCCAAGGGCTTGCTGTACTACCCGACCTACTACGAAGGGCAGGAGCAGGACAAGTACGTGATCTATCCGTCGCAGGAAGCGACCCAGTCGGTCGTTGCGGCGATCGAGTGGATGGCGAAGGAAAAGGGCAAGACCTTCTTCCTGGTCGGCTCCGACTACATCTATCCGCGCACCTGCAACAAGATCGCCAAACCGACGATTGCCCGTCTCGGCGGCAAGGTGCTTGGCGAAGAGTATGCGCCGCTCGGCCACACCGAGTTTTCTTCCATCATCAACAAGATCAAGGCCGCCAAGCCCGACTGCATCTACAGCACCGTGGTGGGCGGCTCCAACGTCGCGTTCTACAAGCAGCTGAAGGCAGCCGGCCTTGACGGCACGAAGCAGGTGCTGCTGTCGACGGTCGTGTCGGAGAACGAAATCGAAGGCATCGGCAAGGACAACGCGGTCGGCTATTACGCGTGCATGGGCTATTTCCAGTCGATCAAGAATCCGGTCAACGAAAAATTTGTCAAGGCATTCAAGGCGAAGTACGGCCAGGACAAGGTGATCGGCGACCCGATGCAGGTTGCCTACAACAGCGTCTACCTGTGGAAGCTGGCGGTGGAAAAGGCGAAGTCCTTCGATCCCGAAAAGGTCATCGCGGCATCATCGGGGCTGGAGTTCGACGCGGCCGAAGGAAAGATCCGCGTGCATGCGACCAATCACCACGTCTGGAAAAAGGTGCGGGTTGGCCGCGCGCGTGCCGATGGGCAGTTCGACATCGTGTGGGAGTCGCCCAACCTGATCGAGCCGAATCCGTTCCCGAAACTCTAG
- the urtB gene encoding urea ABC transporter permease subunit UrtB has protein sequence MQVFNGISLFTILLLMALGLAIVFGQMGVINMAHGELMALGAYVTYFTSRFFASHLPGWMDIYLFVAIPLAFGVTFLGGYLLERGFIRWFYNRPLDTLLATWGLSLILQQAYRTFFGAQEVNVPLASWLSGAWNVTENIQLPLNRIFIIGLTAVVAVGVYLLLYKTRWGLAVRSVTQNRAMSEAVGINTARVDAVTFALGSGLAGIAGCAFTMIGSTNPGTGQMYIVDSFIVVVFGGVQSLVGTALSGFTIAQSQTTLEYLMSGSMARVTILLLVIVVLYYRPSGLFSSKVRA, from the coding sequence ATGCAGGTGTTCAACGGCATCAGTCTGTTCACCATCCTGCTGCTGATGGCGCTGGGGCTGGCCATCGTGTTCGGCCAGATGGGTGTGATCAACATGGCGCACGGCGAATTGATGGCGCTGGGCGCCTACGTGACCTACTTCACATCGCGCTTCTTCGCCAGCCATCTGCCCGGATGGATGGACATCTATCTGTTCGTCGCGATTCCGCTGGCCTTCGGCGTGACCTTCCTTGGCGGATACCTGCTGGAGCGCGGCTTCATCCGCTGGTTCTACAACCGGCCGCTCGATACCCTGCTCGCGACCTGGGGCCTGAGCCTGATCCTGCAGCAGGCCTACCGCACCTTCTTCGGCGCGCAGGAAGTGAATGTGCCATTGGCAAGCTGGCTTTCCGGCGCGTGGAACGTGACCGAGAACATACAGCTCCCGCTGAACCGGATTTTCATCATCGGCCTGACGGCGGTCGTCGCCGTCGGCGTCTATCTGCTGCTCTACAAGACGCGCTGGGGCCTTGCGGTGCGTTCCGTCACGCAGAACCGCGCGATGAGCGAAGCGGTCGGCATCAACACGGCGCGTGTCGACGCTGTGACCTTTGCGCTCGGCTCTGGCCTGGCAGGGATCGCGGGCTGCGCGTTCACGATGATCGGCTCGACCAATCCCGGCACCGGGCAGATGTACATCGTCGATTCCTTCATCGTGGTGGTGTTCGGTGGCGTGCAAAGCCTGGTCGGCACCGCGCTGTCCGGCTTCACCATCGCGCAGTCGCAGACCACGCTCGAATACCTGATGAGCGGCTCGATGGCGCGCGTCACGATTCTGCTGCTGGTCATCGTGGTGCTGTACTACCGGCCCAGCGGCCTGTTCTCGTCGAAAGTGAGGGCCTGA